A single window of Methylomarinum sp. Ch1-1 DNA harbors:
- the nadA gene encoding quinolinate synthase NadA, whose amino-acid sequence MNSTTTIPIQNYALLDDAECEARIVAAKEKLGSRCIVLGHHYQRNEVFKHADITGDSLKLSREAAQSDAEYIVFCGVHFMAEVADILSRPEQIAILPDMAAGCSMADMANQVKVQKCWDELARVIDVENVVTPVTYINSAADLKAFCGKHDGIVCTSSNAEKILNWSFARKEKVLFFPDQHLGRNTGYSMGIPLEQMVTWDFTQPLGGLTEQQIRDAKIILWKGYCSVHQAFKPEHIDEFKKKYPETKVISHPEACFEVCQKSDYIGSTENILKIVREAEPNTRWLVATELNLVNRLHEECQAEGKNVHFMAPTLSMCSTMFRTDSQHLAWVLENLVEGHVVNQISVPAEEAALAKKALDNMLQAS is encoded by the coding sequence ATGAATTCAACTACAACAATACCGATACAAAATTATGCCTTACTTGATGACGCTGAGTGCGAGGCGCGCATTGTCGCGGCCAAGGAAAAATTGGGTAGTCGTTGTATCGTACTAGGACACCATTATCAGCGTAATGAAGTCTTTAAGCATGCCGATATCACCGGCGACTCATTGAAGCTATCCCGGGAAGCCGCTCAGTCCGATGCCGAATATATCGTCTTTTGCGGTGTCCATTTCATGGCGGAAGTCGCCGATATCCTGTCCCGTCCAGAACAGATCGCCATCTTGCCGGATATGGCGGCGGGTTGTTCGATGGCCGACATGGCCAATCAGGTCAAGGTGCAAAAATGTTGGGATGAGCTGGCTCGGGTGATCGATGTCGAAAATGTGGTCACGCCGGTCACTTATATTAATTCGGCGGCCGATCTGAAGGCGTTTTGCGGCAAGCATGACGGAATCGTCTGCACCTCGTCGAATGCCGAGAAAATTCTTAACTGGAGTTTCGCCAGAAAGGAAAAAGTGTTGTTTTTCCCGGACCAGCATCTGGGCAGGAATACCGGCTACAGCATGGGAATTCCGCTGGAACAGATGGTGACCTGGGATTTCACCCAGCCTCTGGGCGGTTTGACTGAGCAGCAAATTCGCGACGCCAAAATCATTCTTTGGAAGGGTTATTGCTCCGTGCATCAGGCGTTCAAACCCGAACATATCGATGAATTCAAGAAAAAATATCCGGAAACCAAGGTCATCTCCCATCCGGAAGCCTGTTTCGAAGTGTGTCAAAAATCGGATTACATCGGTTCGACGGAAAATATCTTGAAAATCGTCCGCGAAGCCGAACCGAACACGCGTTGGCTGGTTGCGACCGAGCTGAATCTGGTCAATCGTCTGCATGAGGAATGTCAGGCTGAGGGCAAGAACGTCCATTTCATGGCGCCTACCTTGAGCATGTGTTCGACGATGTTCAGAACCGACTCCCAACATCTGGCCTGGGTGCTGGAAAATCTGGTGGAGGGTCATGTCGTCAATCAAATTTCCGTGCCTGCGGAAGAGGCCGCCTTGGCTAAAAAGGCACTGGATAACATGCTACAGGCGAGCTAG
- a CDS encoding histone deacetylase family protein — protein sequence MIGDRKVNVFFDEVMLGHDPQVDLPFIPSRVEKRVRTVLQALDFKWSYPEHPGRLTAIKKYLDENPVPGVHFTSGPSATYEQLSRVHTTSYLDDIFSLAGKRVWLDRDTTAVSPDSIQAATAAAGNAIAAVESVINKQSQSAFALVRPPGHHAEPVRARGFCLLNNVAVAAAHAQAKLGCERILIVDWDAHHGNGTQGIFWADADVLFFDTHCAAPFYPGSGHLHEVGAGFGEGYTINVPLPETAGDIAFEKAFREILLPAAEYFEPDLVLVSAGFDPHHNDMAMNLSYDGFKVLTSIVQGIADQYCDGRLVLVLEGGYNLTSLSRGGHAVLEVLAGGDAPELQECGVKEVTEAAEFHRSAFTRDE from the coding sequence GTGATAGGCGATCGGAAGGTCAATGTCTTTTTTGACGAAGTGATGCTGGGCCATGACCCGCAGGTGGATCTCCCCTTTATACCCAGCCGGGTGGAAAAACGTGTGAGGACCGTCCTGCAGGCTCTGGATTTCAAGTGGAGCTACCCCGAACACCCCGGGCGGCTGACGGCTATCAAAAAGTATCTGGATGAAAATCCGGTTCCGGGCGTACACTTTACGTCAGGTCCCAGCGCTACATACGAACAACTAAGCCGCGTCCATACCACGTCCTACCTGGACGATATTTTCTCACTGGCAGGCAAACGTGTCTGGCTGGACAGGGATACCACGGCTGTCTCACCCGACAGTATCCAGGCGGCCACTGCGGCGGCCGGTAACGCTATCGCGGCAGTGGAAAGTGTCATCAACAAACAATCACAAAGTGCATTCGCCCTGGTTCGGCCGCCGGGTCATCACGCCGAGCCGGTTAGGGCTCGAGGTTTTTGTCTGTTGAATAACGTCGCCGTGGCGGCAGCCCATGCCCAGGCGAAACTGGGTTGCGAGCGTATCCTGATCGTGGACTGGGATGCACACCATGGTAATGGTACCCAGGGCATATTCTGGGCGGATGCCGATGTACTGTTCTTTGATACCCATTGCGCCGCGCCCTTCTATCCCGGTTCCGGCCATCTGCACGAAGTGGGTGCCGGCTTCGGCGAGGGCTATACCATTAACGTGCCGTTACCTGAAACCGCCGGTGACATCGCTTTTGAAAAGGCTTTTCGTGAGATATTGCTGCCCGCCGCCGAATATTTTGAACCCGACCTGGTTCTGGTTTCGGCCGGCTTCGATCCGCATCACAATGATATGGCAATGAACCTGAGCTATGACGGATTCAAGGTCCTCACAAGTATCGTTCAGGGTATCGCCGACCAGTACTGTGATGGCAGACTCGTGCTTGTGCTCGAAGGCGGCTACAATCTGACGTCGCTTTCCCGGGGGGGGCATGCTGTGCTGGAAGTGCTGGCCGGTGGCGATGCACCAGAACTGCAAGAGTGCGGCGTGAAGGAAGTGACAGAAGCTGCGGAATTCCATCGCTCGGCATTTACCAGAGATGAATAA
- a CDS encoding type II toxin-antitoxin system VapB family antitoxin, producing the protein MRTTLDLPENLLNEAMKVTNTDTKTAVIVKALEELVRKSKISGLKKYRGKIDLEINLNELRDRH; encoded by the coding sequence ATGAGAACGACACTGGATCTACCTGAGAACTTGCTCAATGAAGCAATGAAAGTCACAAATACTGACACTAAGACTGCCGTTATAGTCAAGGCATTAGAAGAATTGGTCAGAAAATCAAAGATTTCTGGTCTAAAGAAATATCGCGGCAAGATTGATTTGGAAATCAACCTGAATGAATTAAGAGACCGTCATTAA
- a CDS encoding PIN domain-containing protein, whose amino-acid sequence MEVLVDTSIWVDYFRDGGNSKDLDYLIDENLIVTNDIILAELIPYLKIKKQNKVITLLHEINKVSLSIHWEEIIEYQVKCLKGGANGVGIPDLIIAQNAKQNSYKIYSLDKHFRLLNQVLRVKLYG is encoded by the coding sequence ATGGAAGTGTTGGTTGATACTTCGATATGGGTTGACTATTTCAGAGACGGCGGCAACTCTAAAGACCTGGATTATCTAATAGATGAGAATCTAATAGTCACCAACGATATTATTCTTGCCGAGTTGATCCCGTATCTAAAAATTAAAAAGCAGAATAAAGTCATTACGCTTCTTCACGAGATAAATAAGGTTTCACTTTCTATTCACTGGGAAGAGATAATTGAGTATCAAGTAAAGTGTTTAAAAGGTGGAGCTAATGGAGTGGGCATTCCTGATTTAATCATCGCCCAAAATGCGAAACAAAATAGCTATAAGATTTACTCGCTCGACAAGCATTTTCGCTTACTTAATCAGGTGTTGAGAGTTAAACTTTATGGATAA
- the cysZ gene encoding sulfate transporter CysZ, which produces MMKLADKGKNPLNAINCLFKGFTFLPRKELRKYLLMPLLINIVLYSAVLVLGYYYLSDLIDHFIPGWLSWLEWLLWPLFFVSFLITGFFTFTVLANLIAAPFYNRLSAKTVELLSGQASDAVEPPLMKVMSAELKRAGYMVSRMIPLLILFIIPVVNVIAPIVWALFGAWSMALEFMAYPLENRGLLFAEQKQMLKDVGVAGLSFGGLTVMGLSVPLFNLIVSPAAVIGATVYVHEYLDQE; this is translated from the coding sequence ATGATGAAGCTGGCCGATAAAGGCAAAAATCCACTGAATGCGATCAATTGCCTGTTCAAAGGATTCACATTCTTGCCGCGCAAAGAATTGCGCAAATATTTATTGATGCCGTTGTTGATCAATATTGTGCTATACAGCGCGGTGTTGGTTTTGGGTTATTACTACCTGTCGGATCTGATCGACCATTTCATCCCCGGCTGGCTGTCCTGGCTGGAATGGTTGTTATGGCCGCTGTTTTTTGTCAGCTTCTTGATTACCGGTTTTTTCACCTTCACAGTGCTGGCCAACCTGATTGCCGCGCCGTTTTACAATCGGCTGTCGGCGAAAACCGTCGAGCTGTTGTCGGGACAAGCGTCGGACGCGGTCGAGCCGCCGCTGATGAAGGTTATGTCGGCAGAACTTAAACGCGCAGGCTATATGGTGAGTCGGATGATTCCATTGTTGATCTTGTTCATCATACCGGTGGTCAATGTGATCGCGCCGATCGTCTGGGCTTTGTTCGGAGCCTGGAGCATGGCGCTGGAATTCATGGCTTATCCGCTGGAAAATCGGGGACTGTTGTTTGCCGAACAAAAGCAAATGTTGAAAGATGTTGGGGTTGCCGGGCTGAGTTTTGGCGGCTTGACGGTCATGGGATTATCGGTGCCGCTGTTTAATCTGATCGTTTCTCCGGCCGCGGTGATCGGCGCGACTGTCTATGTCCATGAATATTTAGACCAGGAATAA
- a CDS encoding GNAT family N-acetyltransferase produces MVPSKQNTGKFSIRKATETDLPVLVDFLAKLALHVAGAPPHTLKIEERERLMDALRSSLSDPDKLIVVAESTSTRLVGMGYLYAWRNQGIWEQAGDVELKSGIIDDVWVEPDFRKIGVFSAILRELVAFAESHDIDELVLEYAVSNQEAAATWTRLGFKPTGVRAAAFTTNVRNALAKRQRIRNLQSGSIEQPKGN; encoded by the coding sequence ATGGTCCCATCCAAACAGAATACCGGCAAGTTCAGCATACGTAAGGCGACGGAGACCGACTTGCCTGTGCTTGTCGATTTCCTGGCCAAGCTGGCACTTCACGTCGCGGGAGCACCCCCGCACACGCTCAAGATAGAAGAGCGGGAACGACTTATGGATGCACTGCGCTCGTCCCTTTCAGATCCAGACAAGCTGATCGTTGTGGCAGAATCGACCAGTACCCGGCTGGTGGGTATGGGCTATTTGTATGCGTGGCGTAATCAGGGTATTTGGGAGCAGGCGGGAGATGTTGAATTAAAGTCTGGAATCATTGATGATGTTTGGGTAGAGCCGGATTTTCGCAAGATCGGCGTTTTCAGTGCGATACTCCGGGAGCTGGTGGCATTCGCGGAAAGTCACGATATCGATGAACTGGTTCTCGAATACGCCGTTTCCAATCAAGAAGCGGCAGCCACCTGGACCCGGCTCGGATTCAAACCAACCGGGGTCCGTGCTGCCGCCTTTACAACAAATGTGCGGAATGCCCTGGCAAAGCGGCAAAGAATTCGTAACCTGCAATCAGGCAGTATCGAACAGCCAAAGGGGAATTGA
- the mtnA gene encoding S-methyl-5-thioribose-1-phosphate isomerase, with translation MNVKNEIGVQALKWTGSSLQVLDQRLLPEQVSYHEYRDAGGIAEAIKVMQVRGAPAIGIAAAYAVALSVMRHCQDGAADWRVEVEHDFEALAASRPTAVNLFWALDKMRQALDYENVDPVASAVATAEQIHDDDLEGNLRMGELGAEVLGDANSVMTHCNAGALATGGYGTALGVIRSAHRRGLKRVYACETRPWLQGARLTVWELAQDGIEATLIADSAAAWLMKNGKLDWVVVGADRIAANGDVANKIGTYSLAVLAKQHGVKMMVVAPMSTIDFAIETGDGIEIEQRNQAELLPDCYLREDSLVHAWNPVFDVTPAELITAIVTERGVVMNPAQQGGVRSLKT, from the coding sequence ATGAATGTGAAAAATGAAATCGGTGTACAGGCGCTGAAATGGACGGGAAGTAGTTTGCAGGTATTGGATCAGCGTCTGCTGCCCGAACAAGTCAGTTATCACGAATATCGCGATGCCGGCGGCATCGCCGAAGCGATCAAGGTCATGCAGGTCAGGGGGGCTCCAGCGATCGGCATTGCCGCCGCTTATGCCGTGGCGTTATCGGTGATGCGCCACTGCCAGGATGGTGCGGCCGATTGGCGCGTGGAGGTCGAGCATGATTTCGAGGCGTTAGCGGCTTCCCGACCGACGGCGGTCAATTTGTTCTGGGCATTGGATAAAATGCGGCAAGCCCTGGATTACGAAAATGTCGATCCGGTTGCCTCCGCGGTAGCCACCGCCGAGCAGATTCATGATGATGACTTGGAAGGTAATCTGCGTATGGGGGAGCTAGGCGCAGAGGTGTTAGGCGATGCTAATAGCGTGATGACGCATTGCAATGCCGGGGCATTGGCGACCGGCGGCTATGGCACCGCCTTGGGGGTGATTAGAAGCGCCCATAGACGTGGTTTGAAACGCGTTTACGCCTGTGAAACCCGCCCTTGGCTGCAGGGTGCGCGCTTGACCGTCTGGGAGCTGGCGCAGGATGGCATTGAAGCGACGCTAATTGCCGATTCGGCGGCAGCCTGGCTGATGAAAAATGGCAAGCTGGACTGGGTCGTGGTCGGGGCCGACCGAATTGCCGCTAACGGCGATGTGGCCAATAAAATAGGCACTTATTCGCTGGCGGTGCTGGCCAAGCAGCATGGCGTCAAGATGATGGTGGTCGCCCCGATGTCGACGATCGATTTTGCCATCGAAACAGGCGACGGTATCGAAATAGAACAACGCAATCAGGCAGAATTGTTGCCGGATTGTTATTTGAGGGAGGATTCTCTGGTGCATGCCTGGAATCCTGTTTTTGATGTGACGCCGGCGGAACTGATCACGGCAATCGTGACAGAGCGGGGTGTCGTGATGAACCCGGCGCAACAAGGCGGGGTGAGGAGTTTAAAAACATGA
- a CDS encoding FmdB family zinc ribbon protein — protein sequence MPIYEYQCDACGHAHEALQKLSDAPLMICPACNEPELKKKISAAGFRLKGSGWYETDFKSGAKKNIAGESSTPAKSGGSCCSGGTCSSH from the coding sequence ATGCCAATTTATGAATATCAATGTGATGCTTGTGGTCACGCGCATGAAGCGTTGCAAAAATTAAGCGATGCACCGTTAATGATTTGCCCGGCCTGCAATGAGCCGGAATTGAAAAAGAAAATATCGGCGGCGGGCTTCAGGCTGAAAGGCAGCGGTTGGTATGAAACCGACTTCAAAAGCGGCGCCAAGAAAAACATTGCCGGAGAGAGTTCAACGCCCGCCAAGTCAGGCGGTAGCTGCTGTTCGGGCGGGACTTGCTCCAGCCACTAA
- the pyrC gene encoding dihydroorotase translates to MDKITFTQPDDWHLHVRNGAILKTVIAHSARQFGRAIIMPNLKPPVTNVNEALTYRQEILAALPAGSTFKPLMTLYLTDNTTATEVKKAAESEHVYAFKLYPAGATTNSDSGVSNLEHIFPTLEQMEKHQLPLLIHGEVTEERYDIFDREKIFLEQKLSRIVQRFPDLRIVVEHLTTEEAVKFVETASNRVAATITPQHLMFNRNAMLAGGLRPHHYCLPILKREHHRQALVKAATSGNPKFFLGTDSAPHPTHLKENACGCAGCYSAHAALELYAEVFERENALDKLEGFASFHGADFYRLPRNSKTVTLQKNTWRVPAYYGHDDFRITPLKAQETLNWKLVD, encoded by the coding sequence ATGGATAAAATAACGTTCACTCAGCCGGATGACTGGCATTTGCATGTCAGAAACGGGGCGATTTTAAAAACGGTTATCGCTCATAGCGCGCGACAATTTGGTCGGGCCATCATCATGCCCAACCTGAAACCGCCGGTGACCAACGTCAACGAAGCCCTGACTTATCGGCAGGAAATATTAGCGGCGCTGCCGGCGGGCAGCACATTCAAGCCATTGATGACGCTTTACCTGACCGACAACACTACGGCCACGGAGGTCAAAAAAGCGGCCGAATCGGAACATGTTTACGCCTTTAAATTGTATCCGGCCGGGGCCACGACCAATTCCGATTCGGGCGTATCGAATTTAGAGCATATTTTTCCGACGCTGGAGCAGATGGAAAAACATCAGTTGCCGTTATTGATTCACGGAGAAGTGACGGAGGAACGTTATGACATCTTCGATCGGGAAAAAATCTTTCTGGAGCAAAAGCTAAGCCGTATCGTACAACGATTTCCAGACTTGCGGATCGTCGTGGAGCATTTAACCACTGAGGAGGCGGTGAAATTCGTGGAAACAGCCTCCAACCGGGTCGCCGCGACGATCACCCCGCAACACTTGATGTTCAACCGCAACGCAATGCTGGCCGGGGGGCTACGCCCGCACCATTACTGTCTGCCGATACTGAAACGAGAACATCATCGCCAGGCCTTGGTCAAAGCGGCCACCAGCGGCAATCCGAAATTTTTTCTCGGCACCGACAGCGCCCCGCATCCGACCCATTTGAAGGAAAATGCCTGCGGCTGCGCTGGCTGCTATAGCGCCCACGCCGCCTTGGAGCTTTATGCCGAAGTCTTCGAACGAGAAAATGCGCTAGACAAGTTGGAGGGGTTCGCCAGCTTCCATGGCGCGGATTTCTACCGCCTACCCAGAAACAGTAAAACGGTCACCTTGCAAAAAAACACATGGCGGGTGCCGGCTTATTACGGACACGATGATTTCCGCATCACGCCACTGAAGGCGCAAGAAACGCTGAACTGGAAGCTGGTCGATTAA
- a CDS encoding IS4 family transposase codes for MSTISLLHHLIKLALPELHRTRLKSLMATVEAGLTGVSVSLTALGRALSGPSYIKHKIKRIDRLLGNPNLKSERQKLYGVMTQWLLQSLSLPLILIDWSPLTADQSQQLLRAALPTGSRTITLYEEVHPRKKLGNPKVQQQFLRRLQELLPPGVTPIIVADSGFRTPFFRAVEALNWHWLGRIRGRDFIAWTDEPKQWLPAKSLHARATRKAKCLGKALWVRINPLPGP; via the coding sequence ATGTCGACCATTAGTTTACTCCATCATTTGATCAAACTGGCGCTTCCTGAGCTTCATCGAACCCGGCTTAAATCGCTCATGGCGACCGTAGAGGCTGGCTTGACAGGCGTCTCGGTATCGCTAACGGCCCTGGGGCGCGCACTTTCCGGTCCGTCCTATATCAAACACAAAATCAAGCGCATCGACCGTCTCCTCGGCAATCCCAATCTCAAGTCTGAGCGCCAAAAGCTCTATGGGGTCATGACACAGTGGTTATTACAGTCATTGTCCTTACCTTTGATTCTCATCGACTGGTCACCGCTCACCGCCGATCAAAGTCAACAGTTATTACGCGCGGCGCTACCGACCGGCAGTCGTACCATTACCTTATACGAGGAAGTCCACCCACGCAAAAAACTGGGGAACCCCAAGGTTCAACAGCAGTTTCTGCGTCGTCTTCAGGAACTGCTTCCGCCCGGCGTTACCCCCATCATTGTCGCCGACTCCGGGTTTCGCACCCCGTTTTTTCGGGCCGTCGAAGCCCTCAATTGGCATTGGTTGGGTCGGATTCGCGGCCGAGATTTTATCGCTTGGACCGATGAGCCCAAGCAATGGCTCCCAGCCAAATCCTTGCATGCTCGCGCTACACGCAAAGCCAAATGCCTGGGTAAGGCTCTTTGGGTTCGCATCAATCCGTTACCGGGACCTTAG
- the aspS gene encoding aspartate--tRNA ligase, with the protein MRTHKCGELNTKHLGEEVSLCGWVHRRRDHGGVIFIDLRDRTGLTQVVFDPDSPDTFAIAESVRSEYVLRVEGVVRPRPEGTINKNMETGEIEVLVKQVEVLNESETPPFPLESEIDVNEETRLRYRYIDLRRADMQKKMRVRRDVTRHLRHFLDEHEFYEIETPYLTKATPEGARDYIVPSRTHENAFFALPQSPQLYKQLLMISGMDRYYQVVRCFRDEDLRADRQPEFTQLDIETSFMNEDQIMELMEEMIRGLFAEILDVKLDDKFPVMTYQEAMNRYGSDRPDLRIPLELVDIADEMMEVDFKVFSGPAKDPNGRVVAMRVPNGSEMSRKEIDDLTKYVSIYGAKGLAYIKVNDRDAGVEGLQSPIVKFAPDEVWEKVLTKTGAQTGDLIFFGADKTHVVNESMGALRVKLGIDRNLLEGKWKPLWVVDFPMFEWDDKSQRWNAIHHPFTAPSCTIEELEANPGAALSRAYDLVLNGLEVGGGSIRINRTTMQHKVFRILGIDEQEAREKFGFLLDALKYGCPPHGGVAFGLDRLVMLMTGATSIRDVIAFPKTQTAACPLIDAPAMVNDAQLRELGIRLRKKAVKEEPKNS; encoded by the coding sequence ATGCGTACCCACAAGTGCGGAGAATTAAATACAAAACATTTAGGTGAAGAGGTTTCATTATGCGGCTGGGTACATCGTCGCAGGGATCATGGCGGCGTGATTTTTATCGATTTGCGCGATCGCACCGGCTTGACGCAGGTGGTTTTTGATCCCGATTCACCCGACACGTTCGCAATCGCCGAAAGTGTCCGCAGCGAATATGTTCTCCGTGTCGAAGGGGTGGTCAGACCACGCCCAGAAGGAACGATCAATAAAAATATGGAAACCGGCGAAATCGAAGTGCTGGTAAAGCAGGTCGAGGTGTTAAACGAGTCCGAAACGCCGCCGTTTCCGCTGGAAAGTGAAATCGACGTCAACGAAGAAACGCGGCTGCGCTATCGGTATATCGACCTGCGTCGCGCCGACATGCAGAAAAAAATGCGTGTGCGTCGTGATGTCACCCGTCATTTACGTCATTTCCTCGATGAGCATGAGTTTTATGAAATCGAAACGCCTTATTTGACCAAGGCGACGCCGGAAGGCGCTCGCGATTACATCGTGCCGAGTAGAACTCATGAAAATGCCTTCTTCGCCTTGCCGCAATCGCCGCAATTGTACAAACAGCTGCTGATGATTTCTGGCATGGATCGTTATTATCAGGTGGTGCGTTGTTTCCGTGACGAAGATCTGCGCGCCGACAGACAGCCGGAGTTTACCCAGCTGGATATCGAAACATCGTTCATGAACGAAGATCAGATCATGGAATTGATGGAGGAGATGATTCGAGGCCTGTTCGCGGAGATCCTGGATGTTAAGTTGGATGACAAATTTCCGGTGATGACTTATCAGGAAGCGATGAACCGCTATGGTTCGGATCGTCCCGATCTCAGAATTCCGCTGGAATTGGTCGATATCGCCGACGAAATGATGGAGGTCGATTTCAAGGTGTTCTCGGGACCGGCCAAAGACCCGAATGGCCGGGTGGTCGCGATGCGGGTGCCGAATGGCAGCGAAATGAGCCGTAAGGAAATCGACGACCTGACCAAATACGTCTCCATCTATGGCGCCAAGGGTTTGGCCTATATCAAAGTCAACGACCGCGATGCCGGAGTCGAAGGCCTGCAGTCGCCGATCGTCAAATTCGCCCCGGATGAAGTCTGGGAAAAAGTGTTGACTAAAACAGGCGCACAGACGGGCGATCTGATTTTCTTCGGCGCCGATAAAACCCATGTCGTCAACGAATCGATGGGGGCATTGCGGGTCAAGCTCGGCATAGACCGGAATCTATTGGAAGGTAAATGGAAGCCGTTGTGGGTGGTTGACTTCCCGATGTTCGAATGGGACGACAAAAGCCAGCGTTGGAACGCCATTCACCATCCGTTCACCGCGCCCAGCTGCACCATTGAAGAATTGGAAGCGAATCCAGGCGCCGCCTTGTCGCGCGCCTACGACCTGGTGTTGAACGGACTGGAAGTGGGCGGCGGCTCGATTCGTATCAACCGCACGACCATGCAGCATAAGGTGTTCAGAATTCTCGGCATCGACGAACAAGAAGCGCGAGAAAAATTCGGCTTCCTGTTGGATGCGCTGAAGTACGGATGTCCTCCGCATGGCGGCGTCGCCTTCGGCTTGGATCGTCTGGTCATGTTGATGACCGGCGCCACATCGATCCGCGATGTAATCGCTTTCCCGAAAACGCAGACCGCGGCATGTCCGTTGATCGATGCGCCGGCGATGGTCAACGATGCTCAGTTGAGGGAACTGGGGATCCGGTTGCGTAAGAAAGCGGTCAAGGAAGAACCCAAAAACAGCTAA